The Medicago truncatula cultivar Jemalong A17 chromosome 7, MtrunA17r5.0-ANR, whole genome shotgun sequence genome includes the window tatttttacgTGTGTGGACATTTTCTTCatgttaaaataatattatgaacAAGGAAAAAACTTGCTTTAACCTCTGATGATTAAGGTTCTTTTCCCTAAAAATTAGATGGTTAACACCAAAATATACACTTCATGGGTTTAATTGTAACCACTCATTTTTTAGACATTAGAATATGACACAGACATCGTATTTTAATGTCAATTTTGTATCAATGTATTTTATACGGTGTGTGTTTGTATacgtgtaaaaaaaattgtccaaatATCAGTGTCATAAAGGAAACGGTAGAAATTATTAACAAGCAAAACTGACAAGTATAATGTATACGAAATGGGGTTTAAATAGATCGGTGCGTGCATTAACTTGGAAACGGTGGTGATTCCATGATACGAACAGAAAGAATGAATATCCCCAAACCAAAACCCCAAGCAAGCAAGAGTGGCGTCTAAGATTAAAGAAAATCAAAGCGTACGTGGCAAGaaatctttctctctctctctctctcccccttttgatttttttatctattttatcatttcaattgagaaaagtaaaacaaaattccttttcctttatatatatatactcggACTCGATGGAAGTTAGTTATTATTCCTCCTCTGATCTGACTTATCATTTTTTCATTCTCTTCAGGCCTTCTTCCATCCATATAGAATAATACAAGACTATTAAACCCTTTTTCCAAATCAAAAGTTTCAAACTCTCATTTGAACTTGTCAATTTTCTTCAACAGTTAAGCGGTTTCAGTTTCGGACTCTGTCAAACGCGTGTGGGACTAAACAGGTAAATGCTTAACATCTTTATACTATTTATTTCATGCTGTGTTTCggaattttgatgaatttttgttgttggtgcTGTTTTAAGGTTTCAAAATGTTAGGGGATTTCATTACTCGATGTCTTATGTAAGTATATAACTActttttccatttcttcttGTTTCCATTTTCTTATTCTTCTCTACataatgttgttgttaattAATGTATAATTATAATCTAAcacttttgtttcattttgaaTTTCAGATTGCTTCTCGGATATGCATATCCTGGATTTGAATGCTACAAAACCGTTGAGAGAAACAAAGTTGAAATGGATGAACTTCGTTTCTGGTGTCAATACTGGTATAATCATcattcaccttcttcttcttcttcttcttcttcttctacatcTTCATTGAAAATACAGTTCTGAAATTGTCTGTTTGTGTGATTGTTTTGATATAATTAGTGCACTAAACAAATTTACATGATAAAATTGCACTGAAATTGTTGTGGATGGTGACAAACATGATTACAGAGAATGTTTAAAGTAGAAAGAAATAGGTAAAGAGCTTTACTAATGATTTAGTATAAGTCTTTTGAGTTTGTTCCAAGAAACGGATCTGCTTTTTAAATGGCTATATCGAGGTCAATAACTTAAAAAGCGGTTCAATCATTGAACAGAACCATGTGCACCTTTATCAGAAGCATGTTTGGTAGTAGTATACATAATTATATGCTATGATAATGTTGTCTGGCATGTGCAAATGGAGTTAATAATCatggtttgatttgatttatgtGTTTGTTcatcattaatttaatttgcAGGATCATTGTAGCTTTTTTCACAGTACTGGAAAAGTTTGCAGATGTAGTTATTGGATGGTGAGTGCTTGAGTTTTTAGTCATTTGTATATTGTTGAATTTTCATTAATAAGATTTGTACAAAAAATTAATGCTGGAACTTTTTCAAGGTTGCCCATGTATGGAGAATTGAAGCTTGCCCTGTTCATATACATGTGGTATCCCAAAACTAAGGTAAGAAGAACATATCATGTTTAAGACAATGACTATTAGGCAACTTTAACATATTCTCTTTTTctcaacacttttttttgtgtgtttaatttcttttcCATTTACCAAGGAAAGTGAAAGTTGTGTCTATTCTTCAGTTAGATAATGAGATAAATGTTGCTTGATGCAGGGGACAGGATATGTGTATAATAAAGTGTTGAGACCATATGTATCTAAGAATGAAATTGACTTTGACAAGAAGTTTCAAGAGTGGAGAGTTAGAGGATGGGATTTGGCAATTTTTTACTGGCAAAATTGCACTGAGTTGGGGCAAACTGCATTTTTTCAAGTTATTGATCACTTGGCTGCTCAATCCAAGAGATTATCAGGCAAATCCTCCAAGAAGGTGAGTTGCAGCAACCTCTAACCTTCTCTAAATTGACTAATGAAGCGAAGTCTCCTATGAGATTAAGTGTGTCACCGTGTCAACACTCCAGACACATGGTGttcgacaccgacacatatattTAGATTcaattacttaattttttaaattttttaaattttttaaattttttaccgGCGTCGACGACGACCTGACGTGACCGGTTCGTAGCTAAGTTATCATTGTTAGTAAACAAATTTGCATGTTGCAAGTTAAATGTTTCCAAATGGCCAAGTCTCAATTGTCTGATAACAGACTACAAAAACACACAGTAGTTGCCAAACAAAACATATTGAATCAGGTCACAATCACAGAACAGGCATAGTATATTACATACATTTGACCATCAATTTTAAATCATTGCTTGCTTgtcattttttaatgtttaaatcGTTGTTACCAGTACTGTTACTAAGGATAACattattttgcagaaaaaagATGGGATGAATCCTGTTCCTAGTGCCCCACCATTGCCTGAAATACGATCAGCATTGTTTGAACTCCACCAAAATGATTTCGTGGGCCGAAAGAAGAAGTAAGGAACCTCCAAAGTCCAACTAAGTTGAACTAACCCACATCAATACAGTGATACAGCCTAATCTGGAAGCCTATTAAGTCCACTTCGTGTTGAAGTGTAACATTTTTGTACATACTCAAATCAAGCCCAgcaatggaagaagaagaaaaaaaaaaaaaacattgaccaTTTGACCATTGCTGATGCTTTCTTGTAAATAGCAACATtaacattgtgtttctgaagattgattgatttattttgtttttgttcatttcCATTGTGAATTGTGATCAAATGACTATTCTTTTATTAGATTTCACTCTGAATTTGAGGCATAATAACAATTGCGAACCATATGCAAAAACTATACAAACTCTATGCAAAgggaaatagaaaatgaaaattgagaaacatAGGGTATATGTTCTTCAATATTGAAATTTTAAGTCAATCTAAGAAAAAGCAAAGGATTACAAAATAAGCGTCCACTACTCCATTCCATTATGAAGGATAGTGTTATGTTCTTACTTGGCCACGGAAAGTATGGAGTATCTGATAAAAAATTCGGGTAAAACCCGAAACCATGGAGATGAAACAATCCGTAAGGTGGTTGGCGGAGGAGAGACGGTGCCAAAAGCGGCGGAGGAAATTAGGAGCAGAGGAGTTCCCGACGGAAGAACACATGGGCTGGAGATAAGACCTGGCAGCTTGCTTGACAAGACGGTTGCGGATTGAGATCTCATAGCCGGAGTTCATGGTGGCAGAGGAAGCGGTCGGAGAGTTGACGGCGTGAGGAGAAGGAAGCATGTCTCTGAGTGATGTGTATGAAGTGAAAGAAGAAGGAGATTTGAGTAGAAGAAGCTCTAAATCCAAGCTTGATGTGCGTATTGGTGGCTTTGTTGGTGTTATCGCCGATATGGAGTTATGGCGGCGGAGGGGTGAATTGACGGCGGCGGCGGCAGTGGTGGAATCAGCCATGTTTAACGGCGGTATCGAGAAACACGTGATTTGGAGGActgaatgaaacaaaaaatgagGAAAATAAGACACGGTGATAAATACTGcactatcaaaataaaaatatttaaataaatataaaatattgatgCTGTCTATGTCAattgtttgaattattttttatgtttttatttttgtctttatctttttttccatAATAATTCAGATTCTCCTCTCCGCTCCAAGTTGAATAACCAATTCTAAAATAAGGTGTATTAATTAAATTCGGATTCTCAATCACGTGTTTGGCGATTTTGATTGGTTTGTGATTCGTCACggattattatttttcctacTATAGCTTGTTTCCATTAAAGCTTATTCCAAATCACTTCATCTATTTTTCCtaataagaaaattataaagtttgtacccaaaaaagaagaagaaaaagaataatttagtcaaaaaaaagaaaaagaaaattcataaataaatcaaataaacaattttaccaaattaatcttactaaaaaaatctaaaagaaTCTTATTAAAAATTTTGTGTGTTATGTTAtcactagcgaaaagacggccACTCATGTGTcatctttccgctctttttattgcgctagcatttgaaaattatgaacggtgtttttttatgaaacttaaattttgattaaaagtaaaaaatataaatgttttttgctttcaaattataacaaatcaaactaaccataattatctatttcaattaaatcaacactataacaaaaatatataatctaaattcttattttttttttaatgccaTCAATAACAatctttattttagaaaaagtttttgtttaagagtgggtataattggaataatgaaaaagtaagcaTAAATACGctaatctagtttgttacacttttattttaatatttaaaattattcttatctatttgttacatgtgttatttatatCGAGAATTGAAGGTATATATATTGAGAATTGAGGGTATTTTCTGGAAAGATAAAAAGTCAGCACAAAAGAGTTGAAgatgttgttttctttatatacgTATAGATAatgaaaagttgatttttttttttttaaatggattgGAAATAAGTCGAGTTGAATCAAACTTCCCTCAACTCGAATCCATTAGATAGGAAGATTCAATAGAAATTTATTTAGCTCGAAACTCTACCTGAGTTTGATACAAACTTCTTGTTTAACTCGCATTCATTTCGTTTAAAGCTCACAAACAACTCGATTCAACTTGTTAGATTTTACtcaaatcatataatttaaatgtgtttttttttcttcaaaaacaagtcaaaattttgagattttagaccttttaatttcttcttaaaaaggaaaaattgaattaaaataaaggaaaataatttaacataatttttgaaatatttaattaattatcagTGGTTGAGGTAGACagttttataaagaaaaaaacttttaaagtTTAAGTGtataattttaaagtttaagtgtataattttaaaaataaagtttaattgtacaattttaaacttttataaGCCGGATACCAAATATTAAGGCCCCGTTTgaataaacagcttatatatatgcttataacattagagcttacatcataagctcttatatttgataagctatttatgtttggatatgtacactaaaaagtacttacataaattgaagtgtttcgatgtgacattacataagcaattatcgaaattttaaatatttttaatttaacaaaaaaatcaaagaatcgaaccacaattatcaagattttttttgataaaattaaccaagatgtaaaaaacaatattataatatattaattataattatatatatagtataatcaatattcgtccttaaaaaaaatatcaatattcatataagacaaaattaacattcgaGGTGTAAATAAATAGTCTAAACATCATTATacacaagtataataatatattataagctttcttttaaaaaaaagtataataatataaatataaacttgaGAAATTATGATCGTAAATTtaccatatatatagatattaatgtacagtttgttaccaaaaaaagacaagttaagtttattttttttatccagtTTCATTTtattacgtaacaaaaaaataataaaaatcatcctcttgttgtaatttttaaacTGCTTGTATCGTTTTAAATATTCTTTTCGGTACATCTTGTGCTGAGGGGGCTGCTTTAGCAGtgttaatataatccatttttgtttgttcaaaaaaaataaaaatcatcctTAAGAAAAATTTTTAGTTacgtgtgttactttagtaagataagtatatagcaattttgttactcatgcacaaccaaagataactaacattataattaaaatatatgtttttttttttctaaaaacaaaaaaataaaataaaaatatatgttttgaaaaagtggatccagagagaatcgaaggaggttacataaattcataagctccttgttaagctgGAGGGTAAGCtaaaaatttaggcttattaaaatatggcataagcagcttatgaaactatgataagctatttttatttatttacccaaacacctttaaaaagacttatgggagtagataagcccacataagctcaaaataagccaatccaaaaggggccttaaataattaaataaatgtcttaattgcacttttgacctcattattttatcaaatttatgaaaatagtctctttttaaaaataaaaaaaaaaattgtattttatggTCCCTCTATCAAAttaaaagttgcaattttaatCCTAAATCCCCATATTTCTCCTAAAAATGGTGATTTTTGccgagaaaaaaaatgattcattGCTCCAATGTTGAATCTAAAGAGAAATATCACTTTTGAAACTAGAATTCACCATTTTTGGAGCCAAAAGTACCCTTTTgtccgaaaaaaaaaaaaagggttatagCCCAAAATATCAACAAATGTGAAAATAGAGGGATCAAAAATTATCTCACAATCGAACACTGAATTATTAAAAATGCTGATTTTAATAATTgttctttttaaatatgatgTTTGTTATGCGACGAACAAAATATATGGATAATGAGTCACTCTAcgtctatttttaattaaattatataaaatagtgATTTTTGAATGTATTCATGATGGACTTACTTGatccctcaaaataaaaaaaatgatggacTTACTTGTGATGcctctaacttttttttatccattttagGTGATTTTTGGCGTCACTTTTTTTTCGTAACAAAGCTATATTGTTGAGTTTACTGAATATGCAAGCAAATTATTTTTGTTCGCCATTTACCAAGGGTGACTTTCCTCaacaattattgttttttattctgCATCCTCTATCTCGatgatatgttatgttgttttgcAAAGGTGCAAAGGTGCATTTTCCAACATTAAGGTACTCTCATACTTCTTTGAAAGCTATGCTCAAATTTAAGACTAAcacattaaacttaaaaaatctaCAATCTTTGTTGGATCAATTTCTCATTCGAGACTGTCTATGATAGCTAATTCACTTGGCTTCAATACTGGATTCCTACCTTTCGTATACACGGGGTACCTATCTTCAAGGGAAATCCAAAGTCGTTTACTTTTAGTCAGTAGTAGACAAAATCAAGGTGAAGCTTGCTTCATGGAAGGCCTCACTACTTACTTTGTAGGTAGACTGAAACTTCTCAAAAGTGTTATGCAAAGCATGGTTATCCACTCAATCACAATTTACTCTTGGTCGATAAGCCTCATTAAGGAACTTGAGAGGTACATGAAAaatttcttgttgttgttgatgatgataagaaaattgcaaaaaggtacatattattaaaaaaaacataaaaactggGGGATATAAAACCTGATCCAGTGAATTCAAGTGCATGAATTCTAAcgtaaaatacaataaaaaacagCAGCACGTCCGATTAAACCCTAGTCAATTCTAACAAACGATGTTTGCGAGCACCAACCGGGTCTATAAGTTGGCGAATGAGGCTTTCACGTCGGAAGAACACCAAATTGAACAACTACACTACGACGAGAACAAGAGAGAGCCGCCATAGTTCTCCACCGGATACAAACAACGTCTGTCGTAGGAAAACAGAGCCGCCATTGAAAGAACCGACAAAAGAGGACGATATGGATGTCTTGGCCATCATCGCACCACTAAAGTTCTACTGCACTttaattgttgaaaaaaaagtgaatttggAATACGagtaagagaaagaaaatttttaaaaaattatcataaaatggttATATAAATACAATTTCTCAAATAATGAGTacatctataaatatataaatagagaGTTGACAAAGTTCTAAATAgatcatccttaaaaaaaaattctaaccaaaaacaataatatgtCGAAATTGATAAGGTTAGAGGTGTTAAGAGACAAAGAGAGTATTTGATGAAACAAAGCGAGTTGAATAGTTTGTCCGAATGGGTGGAGGTGGAGCATAGTAACATCCATCTTATTTTTTAGGTGGGGTTGGAGCCTTTGaggtataataataataacatactttatctctctatctTGGCTTCTTCCACCTCACAGGCTCACACTCACTCAAACATGGCCTGCTGCTCAGCTCCATCTGCTTCTCTCTTATCTTCAAACCCTAACATCCTCTTCTCTCCCAAATTATCTTCTCCACCacatctttcttctctctccatCCCCAATGCCTCCAATTCTCTCCCTAAACTACGCACTTCTCTCCCCCTTTCCCTCAATCGCTTCACTTCTTCTCGCCGCAGTTTCGTCGTTAGAGCTTCTGTAAGTTCTTCAACAATCCCTCTTTGTTGAGCTTATGTGTTTTGTTGTGGTTGAATTTCTGTTTGCAGCATTGTCCAGCTTATCAATTGATAGTCTATGTTTGGATTTAAGTTTATAAAATTACTTTCGATTATACttcttttttgcaaaattaagTTTCATTAAAATATGAGTTTGGATAACTTTTTCTCAATTACATGTATCACATAATGTAATTTGTTTAGTGATACTTATCAAAAGTGCTTTTGAATGAGTAATTCGTATGACTTTTTATAATGCAGTATAAGGGTCTATTTGGCAAGTCCAAATTTTTAGCTTATAACTTATGTCTTATAAGtccatttgattaaaaatgacCCGTTTGGTAACAATCACTTTCTTATGAGCTTATAACGTTTTTcgataagctaattcaagtagcttaaAGCTTATCactatttattcaaattttacccatgtattcttaattgaaaaaaaaaaaaatatattaactaaatatattatctttatgtcatttcatatttataagctagtACAATGGCTAATTTACTATCTTTTACAAATTCAATCGGCTAGCTTATTAACCAAACATTACAAATTCAATCGGCTAGCTTATCTGCTATCACCTATAAGCTAACTTATCGGCCATTCACTATCTTTTACCAAATAGAGGCTAAGATGTATagggtaaaatggtaaataaaaaagtattagaGACATTGCTTTCATGGACACATGCACAACATCAGGTAGCCCAATGAATCTTTGGATAGActttgataccatcttagaattttAGGTTGGGCAGAACTTTAccttacaaaaccgacttgtaagCTGAAGATTGCACTCACTTATAAACCCATGTTCAGACCTTATATCTTCCAATGCGAGTCTCGTAACAAATATGAGCCATTGTTGCATTGcagtgaataattttttttttgtaatgattgtaaattttgtaattagAATTTGAATAGTTAAAAACAAGATGCGCAATTAGGCATTCCTGACTCTTCCTCCTTGAGGCTTGTAAGCGTTGAAATGgaatctctaaaatatttcattcattTGTGTGCTGGTCTTCATCTCCAATTATTGACTGTTGTAACTTCATTACTAAAGTTGAGAGCACAAGCTATAGAGCATACTTTTTCTCTTGCTTTAATCtgtgaattaattttttatttttctgtattAAAGAGCGAACTACCATTAGTTGGGAATGCAGCACCAGATTTTGAAGCCGAGGCTGTTTTTGATCAGGAGTTTATCAAGGTAAACAGAttgttgcttgtgaattgttttatttcataatttatttatctttcactAAAGCAATGTTTTTTCAGGTCAAACTATCTGAATATATTGGGAAAAAATATGTTATCCTCTTTTTTTACCCATTGGACTTCACATTTGTTTGTCCCACAGGTTAGTTGACCCTTTAGTAAACTATAGTTGTAGATGccaaatcttttcttttttcatcctAACATCTGTTAACTGTCTACAGAAATCACTGCTTTCAGTGACCGCCATGCAGAATTTGCGGAACTTAATACAGAGATATTGGGTGTTTCAGTTGACAGTGTGGTTAGTTCTGACCTTATCTTTTAACTCATATAGATTTTATTGATATGACATTGTTTGGTTCACGCTGCTGATTTTGTCTAGTGGTAAAAGGCATTGCTTGCTGTCATTTTTTTTCGTGATATGAATTACTTATGCGTGCCCATGCATATTTGccaatgaagaaaatgaagggTGTTCAAAGACTTGGATCGCTTGCAGTCTCACACATTTTCCACCTGTGCATAGTTCATGTTTTGAAGTTCTTAGTATAGTAGGCAAATCTGCATGGACTCCTTCAGTGGCGGAGCTACTATTGGGATGGGCTGATGCCATGGCAccgttaattttttatatactaaTCTAGGAGAATTTCGACATGAAATTTGCACCTGGCGCAGTAGTTAAGGCCATTGTGTAGCTTAGAGGTTGAGGGTTCCAGTCAGTCTGAACCCTGTTTTAGAATTTTCGTTGATGTAAATCCtcccttttttacactttctttaGCAAAAATGTTGAATGTCAGTTTTGAAATCAGTTTGTATAGGTTAAAATCACAGCAAAACTAATCACTAGACCAGCAAACTAATTTATATATTCTTTATAGATATGACACTTACAAATTTCGATCATGCTCCGCAACTGGACTCCTTAGTTTTAATTTTCCTCTGCAACTGGCTACATGTAGTATGGAAAAATAGAATGGTTTGGGGAAATTCCTTCCTAGATAATGGAAAGTCAGAATATCAGTTGGTGAACtcattcaaaatttgttaattgCAAATGTGTTTTCGTTGATCTTCTGACCACAAATGCAGTGTGACACAAATTTCCTACTAGCACATGCATGCATTATGTGGTGATATACTATATCTGTACATTCACAGTTATCTTTTTATATCCAATCCAAAGACATTTAGAggttaatgagttggatccaaatatggtttatgattgAACATTATCgtataatttgatccatgtagccgaccccacttagtgggataaggctttgttattgatgttgttgtccAATCCAAATACACTTTTAAAGTCTGCTTCTTCTTGATTAGTGGTGCTA containing:
- the LOC25499454 gene encoding putative HVA22-like protein g, whose protein sequence is MLGDFITRCLILLLGYAYPGFECYKTVERNKVEMDELRFWCQYWIIVAFFTVLEKFADVVIGWLPMYGELKLALFIYMWYPKTKGTGYVYNKVLRPYVSKNEIDFDKKFQEWRVRGWDLAIFYWQNCTELGQTAFFQVIDHLAAQSKRLSGKSSKKKKDGMNPVPSAPPLPEIRSALFELHQNDFVGRKKK
- the LOC25499456 gene encoding 2-Cys peroxiredoxin BAS1, chloroplastic, whose translation is MACCSAPSASLLSSNPNILFSPKLSSPPHLSSLSIPNASNSLPKLRTSLPLSLNRFTSSRRSFVVRASSELPLVGNAAPDFEAEAVFDQEFIKVKLSEYIGKKYVILFFYPLDFTFVCPTEITAFSDRHAEFAELNTEILGVSVDSVFSHLAWVQTDRKSGGLGDLNYPLVSDVTKSISKSYGVLIPDQGIALRGLFIIDKEGVIQHSTINNLGIGRSVDETKRTLQALQYVQENPDEVCPAGWKPGEKSMKPDPKLSKEYFSAV
- the LOC25499455 gene encoding uncharacterized protein → MADSTTAAAAVNSPLRRHNSISAITPTKPPIRTSSLDLELLLLKSPSSFTSYTSLRDMLPSPHAVNSPTASSATMNSGYEISIRNRLVKQAARSYLQPMCSSVGNSSAPNFLRRFWHRLSSANHLTDCFISMVSGFTRIFYQILHTFRGQVRT